CGCGTGCCCTTGCAACTCATGCACTTTCTATCTTTGGCGATCATTCCGACATTTATGCCTGTCGCCAAACCGGTTTCGCCATGTTGTGCTCCAATAACCCACAAGAGGTTATGGATTTGGGTGCGGTTGCGCACCTTGCCGCGATTCGCAGCAGAGTTCCGTTCCTCCATTTCTTCGACGGCTTCCGTACTTCTCACGAAGTTCAGAAGGTGGCTGCGTGGGATTATAAGGATCTGGACGAAATGCTTGATAAAGACGCTGTGGCTGCGTTCCGCCGCCGTGCGCTGAACCCGGAGCATCCCGTACTGCGCGGCAGCGCTCAGAACGGCGATATCTTCTTCCAGGCGAGAGAAGCAAGCAACCCCTATTATGACGCCGTGCCCGAGATCGTGATCGACTACATGAATCAGGTCAACGCGAAGATCGGCACAGACTATAAGCCCTTTAACTACTATGGACACCCCGAGGCTGATCGCGTGATCATTGCCATGGGTTCCATCTGCGACTGCACCGAAGAGGTTATCGATTACCTAAACGCCGCAGGCGAGAAGGTTGGTTTGGTGAAGGTTCACCTGTATCGTCCCTTCGTTGCGAAGTACCTGCTCGACGTGCTGCCGAAATCGGTAAAGAAGATTTCTGTTCTTGACAGAACAAAGGAGCCCGGCTCCATCGGCGAGCCCCTGTTCCTGGATGTGCTGGCTGCTCTGGCCGACAGCGATTTCTCGGATGTGCCCGTATACACCGGCCGCTATGGTCTTGGTTCCAAGGACACCACGCCCGACGACGTAATCGCCGTATACCGCAACATGCTGGCTGAAGATCCGAAGAAGCGCTTCACCATTGGCATTGTGGACGACCTGACTCACCTTTCTCTGCCCATTCCGGAGAGAGTAAACACCGTTCCCAAGGGAACTCATTCCTGCAAATTCTGGGGCCTTGGCGCAGACGGTACTGTTGGCGCGAACAAGAACTCCATTAAGATCATCGGTGACCACACCGACATGTTTGCGCAGGGCTATTTTGATTATGATTCCAAGAAATCCGGCGGCCTGACGGTTTCTCACCTGCGTTTTGGTGACAAGCCGATCAAATCCACCTATTATATCACCCAGGCTGACTTTGTTGCCTGCCACAACCCCTCTTATATCGACAAATACGATATTGTTGAGGATCTGAAAAAGGGCGGAAGCTTCCTGCTGAACTGCCCGTGGGATGTGGAAGAGCTCGATCATCGTCTGCCCGGCAAGATGAAGAGATATATTGCTCAGAACGACATTCACTTCTACACCATCGATGGCATTAAGATCGGTAAGGAACTGGGTCTTGGCGGACGCATCAACACCATTCTGCAGGCTGCGTTCTTCAAAATCGCGAACATCATCCCGATTGAGCAGGCTGTGGAATTCATGAAGGCCGCTGCAACCAAGTCTTACAGCAAGAAGGGCGACAAGGTTGTTGCGATGAACCATGCGGCGATTGACCGTGGTGTTGATGGATTCCGTGAGGTTCAGGTACCCGAGAGCTGGAAGAACGCTCCCGATACCAAAGAAGCGGTTGAAATCAAGGGCGATCGTCCCGAGCTGATCAGCTATGTGAAGAACATCCTTGATCCGGTCAACGCCTTCCGCGGCAGCAAGCTGACGGTTTCTGACTTTAAGGATTATGCAGACGGCACCGTGCCGCAGGGCAGCGCCGCTTATGAGAAGCGCGGCATTGCCGTGGATGTTCCCGAGTGGAACCCCGACAACTGCATCCAGTGCAACTTCTGCTCCTATGTGTGTCCGCACGCGGTCATCCGCCCGCTCGTTATGACTCCCGAAGAGCTGGCGAAGGCTCCCGCACAGACCAAGTCTAAGGATTTGAACGGTCTGCCGGGCCTGAAGTTCACCATCGCTGTTTCTACCCTCGATTGCACCGGCTGCGGCTCCTGCGCACAGGTTTGCCCGGGCATGAAGGGCAACAAGGCTTTGACTCTCAAGCCGATCGACACTCAGCTGGCCGGCGCAGAGGTATTTGAATACGGCAGAACCCTCTCCGAGAAACCGGAGCTGCTCGAAAAGTTTAAGGATACTACCGTAAAGGGCAGCCAGTTCCACCAGCCGCTGCTCGAATTCTCCGGCGCGTGCGCAGGCTGCGGTGAAACTCCTTATGCCAAGCTGACAACTCAGCTGTTCGGCGACAGAATGTTTATCGCGAATGCAACCGGCTGTTCCTCCATTTGGGGTGGTTCCGCACCTGCAACCCCTTACACTGTAAACCGTCAGGGCCGCGGCCCCGCGTGGTCCAACTCCCTGTTTGAGGACAATGCTGAGTTTGGCTTTGGCATGGCCCTGGGCCAGAAGGCTGTTCGCAACCGTCTGATTGATTACGTTGATCAGATTGTGGCGCTGAATGATGCTTCCGCAGAACTGAAGGAAGCCGGACAGAACTATGTTAGCACTCTGGCAAGCAGCGGCGAAAACCAGAAGGCCGCGACGACTCTGCTGGCAGAGCTGGAGAAGGTTCAGCCCAAGGGCGGCGAGCTTGGCAGACTGGCCGGACAGATTCTGGAGGACAGAGATTACCTCGCGAAGAAGTCTATGTGGATTTTCGGCGGCGACGGCTGGGCGTATGACATTGGCTTCGGCGGTCTGGATCACGTGATTGCTTCCGGTGAGAACGTGAACATCCTGGTATTCGATACCGAGGTGTACTCCAACACCGGCGGACAGGCATCCAAATCTACTCCTACTGGTTCTGTGGCACAGTTTGCGGCAACCGGCAAGGCGATCAAGAAGAAGGATCTGGCCGGAATTGCCATGACCTACGGCTATGTATACGTTGCTCATGTTGCGATGGGTGCCGATTACAACCAGTGCCTGAAGGCGTTCCACGAGGCGGAGAGCTACAATGGCCCGTCCCTGATCATTGCGTATGCTCCCTGCATCAACCATGGCATTAAGGGCGGCATGACCGTTGCACAGGCAGAAGAGAAGAAAGCAGTTGCTTCCGGCTACTGGCACAACTACCGCTTCGACCCGCGCCGTGCGGACGAGGGCAAGAATCCCTTCCAGCTCGACAGCAAGGCTCCTACTGACAGCTATCGCGACTTTATTCTGGGCGAGGTTCGTTACAGCTCGCTGACCCGTGCGTTCCCTGAGCGTGCGGAGATGCTGTTCGAAAAGGCCGAGGAAGACGCGAAGAAGACTTACGAGGATCTGGAAGCGAGAGCGAAGGAATAATTCGGTTTCGTTCCATTTAATCAATCATTTGCCGCAACCTGTGATTGCGGTGTAAACAAATTCCCCCGCCGGGCCCGGCGGGGGAATTTGGCATTTATGTGACGATCGGGAGCAAATTTAGACGATGTTGGGAGAAGATGCTTTCTGATTATTTCGCTTTCAAATGAGCATTTTTGATCTGTGGCTGTGCCGGGATTGACTTTCTCTTTTTTCCTGGAATATAATAAAGCAAATGATGAGAACAGGCCGCCGGCCGGAAAGAGTGAAACTGCATGCCGAGATTTTTTATCGAATTTCCCTGCGCGCCGGGGGATGAGCCCTGGGTAGAGGGAGAAAACGGAGCGCATATCGTCAAATCCCTGCGGATGCGCGAGGGAGAAACGATGACGCTGTGCGACGGGAATGGGACGGATTACCACTGCGTGCTGTTGCAGACGGAATCGGCCCGTGCGCAGGTGCGCGTGCTGAAGCAGACGAAGAGCATCAGTGAGCCCTCTGTTTTTGTGACGGTATATCAGTCTTTGCCAAAGGCGGACAAGATGGATGCCGTGGTGCAGAAAGCGGTGGAGTGTGGCGCGTGCCGCGTAGTGCCGGTACTCAGCGCGCGGTGTGTGTCGCGCCCGGATGAGAAAGCGGCGCGCAAGAAGACGGAGCGCTGGCAGAAAATCGCGCTGGAGGCGGCCAAGCAGTCCGGCCGGGGAATTGTGCCGGAGGTTGCGCAGATCACGCCGTATGCCAAGGCGGTGGAGCGGGCAGAGGCGGACGGTGGCAGACTGCTGTTCTTTTATGAAGGCGGCGGGCAGAGCCTGCGCAGCCTGGGGCTGGAAAATGAGAAGCGTATTTCTTTGTTCATCGGGCCAGAGGGTGGCTTCGCAGTAGACGAGGTGGAGCTGGCCCGCGAAAGCGGCGCACAGATAGCGACGCTGGGCCCGCGGATTTTTCGCACAGAAACGGCGCCGGTTGCGGCTCTCTCGGCATTGATGATGCTGACCGGGAACATGGAGCAGGACGCGGTTTGGGAGGAATGACCATTGGAAGAACATAAAACAGTTTTAATTACCGGGGCCTCGCGCGGCATCGGCAGCGAAATCGCGCGCCGGTTCGCCCTTGCTGGGTACCGGGTTGTGCTGAATTACAATAGAAGCGAACAACAGGCGCGGGAGCTGGCGAAAACATTGGAGCTGCAGCTTGGTGTTTCCCCCGGGGAGCGGGTGCTGCCCGTTTGTGCCGACGTTGCCGACCGGCAGCAGGTAGAGAAAATGTTTGACGAGGCGGAGTCTCACTTCGGCGGTATTGATGTGCTAGTGAACAACGCCGGAATCGCGCAGCAGAAGCTGATTACCGACCTGACGGACGACGACTGGCGCAGGATGTTCGCGGTACATGTGGACGGCGCGTTTTATTGCAGCCGCCGCGCTTTGCAGGGGATGGTTCGTCGGCACAGCGGGAAGATCATCAATGTGTCTTCCATGTGGGGGCAGATCGGCGGCTCGTGCGAGGTGCATTATTCCGCCGCCAAGGCTGCGCTGATCGGTATGACGCGCGCTTTGGCAAAAGAAGTGGGGCCGTCGGGGGTTCAGGTGAACTGCGTGGCTCCCGGGGTGATCGATACCGAGATGAACGGGGCACTTGCGGCCGAAACGCTGGAACAGCTCTGCGAAGAAACGCCGCTCGGCATGCTCGGCACCTGCCGTGACATTGCGGAGGCCGTGCTCTTTCTGGCGGATAGCCGGTCGGATTTTATCACCGGACAGGTGCTGGGGGTCAACGGCGGCATGGTGATCGGTTGATGGAGGAAAATAGATGAAGCGCGTTGCAGTGATCTATCAGTCAAAATACGGTGCGACTAAGCAGTACGCACAGTGGATCGCCCGGAATTTGGGAGCGGAGCTTCTGGAGCGTTCCACCGTTTTGCCGGCATCTTTGCGAGAGTTTGATGTGGTCGTGTATGGTGGCGGCCTGTATGCCGGCGGTATTGCCGGTGTGGATTTGGTGGCAAAGCACCCCTGCCCCTCGTTGGTGGTGTTTACGGTGGGGCTGGCAAACCCGGCAATTACAGATTATTCGGAGATTCTGAATCGAAATTTCCCCCCGAAGCAGAGGGAAAAGCTCAAAGTGTTCCATTTGCGCGGCGCGATGGATTACGGCAGGCTGGGGCCGGTTCACCGAGGCATGATGGCGATGATGAAGAAAATGACGATTGATCCGAAAGCGCCGGAAGACCGGACGGACGAGGACCGGCTAATGCTGGAAACGTATGGGAAATCCGTGAATTTTATTGACGAAGCGTCGATTGCTCCTTTGGTGGAGTATGTAAAGGGACTGCTGTAATTTTTTAGGAAAAAATTCATGAAATGGATTCTGTACAGCATACTCACGGAGCAGGCGGCTCTTCGTCTTGCGTGTGAATTGTTTTTGGTAAAGAAAAAATCTCCCGCTGTTCTGAATGAACAGCGGGAGACTTTTATAAAATTAAAAAAATCAAAATTCGATTTTAGCTTCGATATACTCGATGAGCTTGTCGATGGAAACACGCTCCTGCTGCATGGTGTCGCGGTCACGAATCGTGACGCAGCCGTCGGTTTCGCTCTCGAAGTCGTAGGTCAGGCAGTACGGGGTGCCGATCTCGTCCTGACGGCGATAACGTTTGCCG
Above is a window of Faecalispora anaeroviscerum DNA encoding:
- the ymfI gene encoding elongation factor P 5-aminopentanone reductase, with the protein product MEEHKTVLITGASRGIGSEIARRFALAGYRVVLNYNRSEQQARELAKTLELQLGVSPGERVLPVCADVADRQQVEKMFDEAESHFGGIDVLVNNAGIAQQKLITDLTDDDWRRMFAVHVDGAFYCSRRALQGMVRRHSGKIINVSSMWGQIGGSCEVHYSAAKAALIGMTRALAKEVGPSGVQVNCVAPGVIDTEMNGALAAETLEQLCEETPLGMLGTCRDIAEAVLFLADSRSDFITGQVLGVNGGMVIG
- a CDS encoding 16S rRNA (uracil(1498)-N(3))-methyltransferase, which codes for MPRFFIEFPCAPGDEPWVEGENGAHIVKSLRMREGETMTLCDGNGTDYHCVLLQTESARAQVRVLKQTKSISEPSVFVTVYQSLPKADKMDAVVQKAVECGACRVVPVLSARCVSRPDEKAARKKTERWQKIALEAAKQSGRGIVPEVAQITPYAKAVERAEADGGRLLFFYEGGGQSLRSLGLENEKRISLFIGPEGGFAVDEVELARESGAQIATLGPRIFRTETAPVAALSALMMLTGNMEQDAVWEE
- the nifJ gene encoding pyruvate:ferredoxin (flavodoxin) oxidoreductase, translated to MARKTKTIDGNTAAAHVSYAFTDVAAIYPITPSSVMADETDKYAANGLKNLFGREVQVTEMQSEAGAAGAVHGSLAAGALTTTYTASQGLLLMIPNMYKMAGELLPAVIHVSARALATHALSIFGDHSDIYACRQTGFAMLCSNNPQEVMDLGAVAHLAAIRSRVPFLHFFDGFRTSHEVQKVAAWDYKDLDEMLDKDAVAAFRRRALNPEHPVLRGSAQNGDIFFQAREASNPYYDAVPEIVIDYMNQVNAKIGTDYKPFNYYGHPEADRVIIAMGSICDCTEEVIDYLNAAGEKVGLVKVHLYRPFVAKYLLDVLPKSVKKISVLDRTKEPGSIGEPLFLDVLAALADSDFSDVPVYTGRYGLGSKDTTPDDVIAVYRNMLAEDPKKRFTIGIVDDLTHLSLPIPERVNTVPKGTHSCKFWGLGADGTVGANKNSIKIIGDHTDMFAQGYFDYDSKKSGGLTVSHLRFGDKPIKSTYYITQADFVACHNPSYIDKYDIVEDLKKGGSFLLNCPWDVEELDHRLPGKMKRYIAQNDIHFYTIDGIKIGKELGLGGRINTILQAAFFKIANIIPIEQAVEFMKAAATKSYSKKGDKVVAMNHAAIDRGVDGFREVQVPESWKNAPDTKEAVEIKGDRPELISYVKNILDPVNAFRGSKLTVSDFKDYADGTVPQGSAAYEKRGIAVDVPEWNPDNCIQCNFCSYVCPHAVIRPLVMTPEELAKAPAQTKSKDLNGLPGLKFTIAVSTLDCTGCGSCAQVCPGMKGNKALTLKPIDTQLAGAEVFEYGRTLSEKPELLEKFKDTTVKGSQFHQPLLEFSGACAGCGETPYAKLTTQLFGDRMFIANATGCSSIWGGSAPATPYTVNRQGRGPAWSNSLFEDNAEFGFGMALGQKAVRNRLIDYVDQIVALNDASAELKEAGQNYVSTLASSGENQKAATTLLAELEKVQPKGGELGRLAGQILEDRDYLAKKSMWIFGGDGWAYDIGFGGLDHVIASGENVNILVFDTEVYSNTGGQASKSTPTGSVAQFAATGKAIKKKDLAGIAMTYGYVYVAHVAMGADYNQCLKAFHEAESYNGPSLIIAYAPCINHGIKGGMTVAQAEEKKAVASGYWHNYRFDPRRADEGKNPFQLDSKAPTDSYRDFILGEVRYSSLTRAFPERAEMLFEKAEEDAKKTYEDLEARAKE
- a CDS encoding flavodoxin domain-containing protein encodes the protein MKRVAVIYQSKYGATKQYAQWIARNLGAELLERSTVLPASLREFDVVVYGGGLYAGGIAGVDLVAKHPCPSLVVFTVGLANPAITDYSEILNRNFPPKQREKLKVFHLRGAMDYGRLGPVHRGMMAMMKKMTIDPKAPEDRTDEDRLMLETYGKSVNFIDEASIAPLVEYVKGLL